The proteins below are encoded in one region of Cohaesibacter intestini:
- a CDS encoding M16 family metallopeptidase — MVTITMESRAPVTAGDVGDRNQSNGGGLMPIRSLLNSRSPKLALLTVLVAGGFLGSTMLSSAEVAGSAAPPSVPTSNQTEAKTNGTPSVSALLGSDLSNLPELGSNFASFSLDNGMQVVVIPDHRAPVVTHMVWYKVGAADEEPGKSGIAHFLEHLMFKGTPAHPDGEFSKIVASIGGQENAFTSQDYTAYFQRVAKQHLRLMMELEADRMINLELRKEQVEPELQVILEERASRIDNNPAAQLGEALGAALYRNHPYGIPIIGWEHEMKGLNREIALDFYKKFYTPNNAILIVAGDVTPDAVKALAKETYGKIAKRADIAPRIRVSEPPQRTARTVTLRHERVREPSVRRSYMTPSETSAAPGEAEALDILGYILGSGTNSRLYQSLVIKQKVATSAGAFYMSGGLDDTSFLFYGSPAEGKNVEDVLDAIKGEIAKLIADGVTDEEMQRAKRSMLADGFFAQDNQATLARIVGTNLTSGSTLERIKSWPQRLAGATADQVVTAAKTYFQEHRSVTGYLLPPEAEKMVKASDADAKAAQPMEAKSDAGAVSDTKADPALDPVQDKDAVTLPGPKARKMSMPKHAPKDSSKVPAPQSRPQGHPKPKPSQKTEIKG; from the coding sequence ATGGTCACAATCACCATGGAAAGCCGGGCACCGGTGACAGCAGGCGATGTGGGGGATCGCAATCAATCGAATGGTGGAGGTTTGATGCCAATTCGCTCCTTGCTTAACAGTCGTTCCCCGAAACTGGCCCTGTTGACGGTCTTAGTGGCTGGTGGCTTTCTTGGCAGCACGATGTTGTCGTCGGCCGAAGTGGCAGGTTCCGCCGCTCCCCCGTCGGTCCCAACCAGCAATCAGACCGAAGCCAAGACAAATGGCACGCCTTCTGTTTCCGCGTTGCTGGGCTCGGATCTTTCCAATTTGCCAGAGCTTGGCAGCAATTTTGCCAGTTTCTCGCTGGACAATGGCATGCAGGTGGTGGTGATTCCCGATCATCGGGCGCCCGTGGTCACCCATATGGTCTGGTACAAGGTCGGAGCAGCTGACGAAGAACCGGGCAAGTCGGGAATCGCGCATTTTCTCGAGCATTTGATGTTCAAGGGTACTCCAGCCCATCCGGACGGGGAGTTTTCCAAAATCGTGGCCTCGATCGGCGGGCAGGAAAATGCCTTCACGTCGCAAGACTATACCGCCTATTTTCAACGGGTTGCCAAACAGCATCTGCGCTTGATGATGGAACTGGAAGCAGACCGGATGATTAATCTGGAACTGCGCAAGGAACAGGTCGAACCTGAATTGCAGGTGATCCTCGAGGAACGCGCCAGCCGGATTGACAACAACCCTGCAGCCCAGTTGGGCGAGGCGTTGGGCGCTGCGCTTTATCGCAATCACCCCTACGGCATTCCGATCATTGGCTGGGAACATGAAATGAAGGGATTGAACCGCGAAATCGCGCTCGATTTCTACAAGAAGTTCTACACACCCAACAATGCCATCCTGATTGTCGCCGGGGACGTCACCCCGGATGCAGTCAAAGCATTGGCCAAAGAGACTTACGGGAAAATTGCCAAACGTGCCGATATCGCGCCGCGAATTCGGGTCTCCGAACCGCCGCAGCGCACTGCCCGAACCGTCACCTTGCGCCACGAGCGGGTGCGCGAACCCAGTGTGCGACGCTCATACATGACGCCTTCGGAAACCTCCGCCGCACCGGGGGAAGCTGAGGCCCTTGATATTCTTGGTTATATTTTGGGTTCCGGCACCAATTCCCGGCTCTATCAGTCTTTGGTGATCAAGCAGAAGGTCGCGACGTCTGCGGGGGCATTTTACATGTCCGGTGGCCTCGATGATACAAGCTTCTTATTCTATGGCTCCCCCGCTGAAGGCAAAAATGTCGAGGATGTGCTCGATGCCATCAAAGGAGAGATTGCCAAGCTCATTGCCGACGGGGTCACTGACGAGGAAATGCAACGCGCCAAACGCTCGATGCTGGCTGATGGCTTCTTTGCGCAGGACAATCAGGCAACACTGGCGCGGATTGTTGGCACAAACCTGACCTCGGGCTCGACACTGGAGCGAATCAAAAGCTGGCCACAGCGCCTTGCCGGAGCAACCGCGGATCAGGTGGTCACAGCTGCCAAAACCTATTTTCAGGAGCATCGCTCGGTAACCGGCTATTTGCTGCCACCGGAAGCGGAAAAAATGGTCAAAGCATCAGACGCGGACGCAAAAGCTGCGCAGCCAATGGAGGCAAAGTCGGATGCCGGGGCAGTGTCAGATACAAAGGCAGATCCTGCCCTAGATCCAGTCCAAGACAAGGACGCTGTGACCCTGCCCGGCCCAAAAGCGCGCAAGATGTCGATGCCAAAACACGCCCCGAAAGACTCATCGAAGGTACCTGCACCGCAATCGCGACCTCAGGGACATCCCAAGCCGAAACCGTCCCAGAAGACCGAAATCAAAGGATAA
- a CDS encoding VOC family protein codes for MTQTAATQGIDHVGLTVSDLMLSLSFFTDCLGWEQFGGNPDYPSAYVTDGTAKLTLWQAKTDDPTNFDRHHNIGLHHIALKLPSEEALLSLFKQVSEWPDVVVEFAPELSGKGPKKHCMLYEPGGNRLELSYDPR; via the coding sequence ATGACCCAAACCGCAGCAACCCAAGGCATTGACCATGTCGGTCTCACTGTTTCGGACCTGATGCTGAGCCTGTCCTTTTTTACCGATTGCCTTGGTTGGGAGCAGTTTGGTGGCAATCCTGATTATCCTTCAGCTTATGTGACAGACGGTACAGCAAAACTCACCCTCTGGCAGGCGAAAACCGATGATCCGACCAATTTTGACCGCCACCATAATATCGGCCTGCATCACATTGCCCTGAAGCTCCCCAGTGAAGAGGCGCTCTTGTCTCTCTTTAAACAAGTGAGTGAATGGCCGGATGTGGTCGTCGAGTTTGCTCCGGAATTGTCCGGCAAGGGCCCCAAGAAGCATTGCATGCTGTATGAACCGGGCGGCAACCGCCTCGAACTGAGCTATGATCCACGCTGA
- a CDS encoding acyl-CoA dehydrogenase, producing the protein MTYRTPVADMAFTLKHVAGLAEMLGEGLYPDLSDDLVDAIMEEAGRFNTEEVAPKLAHSDQHGCSLEDGKVTIPPGWKELYHAWAEGGWNALTGPEEFGGQALPLQMATAAMEVWNQGSMAFAIGPTLTMGSVEAMERHASDDLKAKYLEKLVSGEWMGTMNLTEPSCGSDLSGMRTRAEPVGDGTYRISGQKIFITYGEHDITDNIIHMVLARLPDAPAGTRGISLFLVPKFLVNEDGSLGAHNDVRAVGLEHKMGIHASPTCTMSYGDNGGAIGWLIGEENRGLAAMFTMMNNARLMVGVQGVGVAERAFQMARDYAAERKQGKSVTAAKDAEMEPIIVHPDVRRMLMTMAAATEAIRSICYLCANALDRTNAAAKAGDGEQAKLWGERAGLLTPIAKSYSTDMGTEVASLGIQVHGGMGFIEETGAAQLLRDSRIASIYEGTNGIQAIDLVTRKLPLSDGMAVKELFVEMGIWAKKAAESEDAVLADAGEELGESLEDLNFTTEWLLSCLKEGRTELALAGATPFQRMFGITLGGCLMLKGALKAAENDDPSAARRKTLASFFATNIAPETTALMDLVINGGDATLDSDLILAGN; encoded by the coding sequence ATGACCTATCGCACACCTGTTGCGGATATGGCATTCACGCTCAAGCATGTTGCCGGTCTTGCAGAGATGCTCGGGGAGGGACTTTATCCCGACCTGTCTGACGATCTGGTCGATGCGATTATGGAAGAAGCCGGTCGCTTCAATACCGAAGAGGTCGCACCCAAGCTCGCCCATTCCGATCAGCATGGCTGCAGCCTCGAAGATGGCAAGGTGACCATCCCGCCGGGCTGGAAAGAGCTTTATCACGCTTGGGCAGAAGGTGGCTGGAACGCTCTGACCGGACCGGAAGAGTTTGGTGGGCAGGCACTGCCCCTGCAAATGGCCACTGCGGCCATGGAAGTCTGGAATCAGGGCTCGATGGCCTTTGCCATTGGTCCGACCTTGACCATGGGCTCGGTCGAGGCGATGGAACGGCATGCTTCCGACGACCTGAAGGCCAAATATCTCGAAAAGCTGGTTTCCGGTGAATGGATGGGCACCATGAATCTGACCGAGCCGAGCTGTGGCTCGGACCTGTCGGGTATGCGCACCCGCGCCGAGCCGGTGGGCGATGGCACCTACAGGATTTCTGGTCAGAAGATTTTCATCACCTATGGTGAGCATGACATCACCGACAATATCATTCATATGGTGCTGGCCCGACTGCCCGATGCACCGGCAGGCACCCGTGGCATTTCGCTGTTTCTTGTGCCGAAATTCCTCGTCAATGAGGATGGGTCGCTCGGCGCGCATAATGACGTTCGGGCCGTCGGGCTGGAACACAAGATGGGCATCCATGCCTCGCCCACCTGCACGATGTCCTATGGCGACAATGGTGGGGCCATTGGCTGGTTGATCGGCGAGGAGAATCGTGGTTTGGCCGCCATGTTCACCATGATGAACAATGCCCGACTGATGGTTGGGGTTCAGGGCGTGGGGGTTGCTGAACGCGCGTTCCAGATGGCCCGCGACTATGCTGCCGAGCGCAAGCAGGGCAAAAGCGTTACGGCAGCAAAAGATGCCGAGATGGAGCCGATCATCGTTCATCCCGATGTGCGTCGCATGCTGATGACCATGGCTGCGGCGACGGAGGCCATCCGTTCGATCTGCTATCTTTGCGCCAATGCTCTTGACCGGACCAATGCCGCCGCAAAGGCAGGAGATGGTGAACAAGCCAAGCTTTGGGGCGAGCGAGCTGGCCTTTTGACACCGATTGCCAAGAGTTATTCCACCGACATGGGCACCGAGGTCGCCTCGCTTGGCATTCAGGTTCATGGCGGTATGGGATTCATTGAGGAAACTGGCGCAGCACAATTGTTGCGCGACAGTCGCATCGCCTCGATCTATGAAGGCACCAACGGCATTCAGGCCATCGACTTGGTGACCCGCAAGCTGCCCCTGTCCGACGGTATGGCGGTCAAGGAACTGTTTGTCGAAATGGGCATCTGGGCCAAAAAGGCTGCTGAAAGCGAGGACGCGGTTCTGGCTGATGCAGGCGAAGAGCTGGGCGAGAGCCTCGAGGATCTGAACTTCACCACCGAATGGCTGCTATCTTGCCTGAAAGAAGGCCGCACTGAACTGGCGCTGGCAGGGGCGACCCCGTTCCAGCGCATGTTTGGCATCACCCTTGGCGGATGCCTGATGCTCAAGGGAGCGCTCAAGGCTGCGGAAAATGACGATCCTTCAGCGGCCCGCCGCAAGACACTGGCCAGCTTCTTTGCCACCAACATAGCACCGGAAACCACCGCCCTGATGGATCTGGTGATCAATGGTGGTGACGCAACGCTTGATAGCGACCTGATCCTTGCGGGCAACTAG
- a CDS encoding tetratricopeptide repeat protein has protein sequence MKSGKHVGLFAAILFTLGFLYQPVVQAQTAGEIAFWETVSRNASPRMLRLYLEKYPDGHFSDLARVMLSDDTASDPSSSQSSRPTPRPESQNGLTECDRLATHPDDPDGTGASVSWSQLKKQSESAVQACLRAVEKKNDGRSNYQLYRAYLANDQPSFGKDYLLKAVRKGYSHARFMHAQNLADGDASFNKDIPKAVRLHLANARDGNSLSAFRAGYYLTLNKDVPADYGKALRLLKQAEKAGRKEPFYSLGWMHYAGKGVSKDPQRARYYYRKAVEAGRFGVNSSRTRLAKMIMADVENRQRNTVRPVGLSGIREAATLYRDARTKKSKSHSDYIRFLSEGIRKAHYNIAKARANGNGLSQNDRQAYQNFVADMEGRLMRALPERAKAFPSKYRQHSSKAIKAKLSSFRKVGTRSENRISTMKRFQSWYFKNKQAMKNSGGSSKYCLRTKAKANRDNWYMRITNKCPFPMTASVWVKVTSEGRKKHESTKTVRIPANGSKTRKVYYRYTSRAIRSTSRMRACFERLGAPFDIRGTKFKCKGVPSTAHQTSVELSQIMSNLRSVENDLVSGKF, from the coding sequence ATGAAGTCAGGCAAGCATGTTGGCCTGTTTGCAGCAATTCTATTTACGCTCGGCTTTCTGTATCAACCGGTGGTGCAGGCTCAAACTGCGGGCGAAATCGCCTTCTGGGAGACGGTCAGTCGCAATGCGTCACCGCGTATGCTGCGGCTCTATCTTGAAAAATATCCCGACGGGCATTTTTCCGACCTGGCCCGGGTGATGCTTTCCGATGACACGGCTTCGGATCCATCCAGCAGCCAGTCATCCCGTCCCACGCCGCGACCAGAATCCCAAAATGGGCTGACAGAATGTGATCGTCTGGCCACGCATCCCGATGATCCAGATGGAACAGGGGCGTCGGTGTCCTGGTCGCAATTGAAAAAGCAATCGGAAAGCGCCGTGCAGGCCTGCCTTCGGGCGGTCGAGAAAAAGAATGATGGCCGATCCAACTATCAGCTCTATCGCGCCTATCTGGCCAATGACCAACCCTCTTTTGGCAAGGACTATCTTCTGAAAGCGGTTCGCAAGGGCTATTCCCATGCGCGCTTCATGCACGCGCAGAATCTGGCTGATGGGGACGCGAGTTTCAACAAAGATATACCCAAGGCCGTGAGGTTGCATCTGGCCAATGCCCGTGACGGCAACAGCTTGTCCGCCTTTCGCGCTGGTTATTACCTCACGCTCAACAAGGATGTCCCGGCTGATTACGGCAAGGCCCTCCGGCTGCTCAAGCAGGCTGAAAAAGCCGGTCGCAAGGAGCCATTTTACAGCCTCGGCTGGATGCATTATGCCGGCAAAGGGGTTTCCAAGGACCCGCAGCGTGCCCGATATTATTATCGAAAGGCCGTGGAAGCTGGACGATTTGGCGTCAACTCTTCTCGCACCCGTCTTGCCAAGATGATCATGGCGGATGTGGAGAACCGTCAGCGCAACACCGTTCGACCTGTTGGCCTTTCTGGCATACGCGAAGCTGCCACCTTGTATCGGGATGCACGCACCAAGAAATCCAAGAGCCATTCGGACTATATCCGCTTTCTGTCCGAAGGCATCCGCAAGGCCCATTACAACATCGCCAAGGCCAGAGCCAATGGCAATGGACTGTCTCAGAATGACCGCCAAGCCTATCAAAATTTTGTCGCCGACATGGAAGGCCGTCTGATGAGGGCGTTGCCGGAACGGGCGAAGGCCTTTCCGTCGAAATACCGGCAGCATTCCAGCAAGGCCATCAAGGCCAAGCTCTCTTCCTTCCGCAAAGTCGGCACACGCTCCGAAAACCGCATCAGCACGATGAAGCGTTTCCAGTCCTGGTACTTCAAAAACAAGCAGGCCATGAAGAATAGCGGCGGCTCGTCCAAATATTGTTTGCGTACAAAGGCCAAGGCCAATCGAGACAACTGGTATATGCGGATTACCAACAAATGCCCATTCCCGATGACTGCCTCTGTCTGGGTCAAGGTAACCTCGGAAGGCAGAAAGAAGCATGAGAGCACCAAGACGGTTCGGATCCCGGCCAATGGCTCCAAGACCCGCAAGGTCTATTATCGCTACACCAGTCGTGCCATCCGATCCACAAGCCGCATGCGGGCCTGTTTTGAACGATTGGGGGCCCCATTCGACATCAGGGGAACCAAGTTCAAATGCAAGGGTGTGCCCAGCACGGCACATCAAACATCCGTTGAACTGTCGCAAATCATGAGCAATCTTCGCTCGGTTGAAAATGATCTTGTGTCCGGAAAATTCTAG
- a CDS encoding F0F1 ATP synthase subunit C, translating to MEADAAKLIGAGIACVGMGGAGIGVGTIFGNYLSGALRNPSAAPAQFTNALIGAALAEGLGIFSLVIALLLLFVA from the coding sequence ATGGAAGCAGATGCAGCAAAGCTGATTGGTGCTGGTATCGCATGTGTCGGTATGGGTGGCGCTGGTATCGGCGTTGGTACCATCTTCGGTAACTATCTGAGTGGCGCGCTTCGCAACCCTTCCGCCGCCCCTGCACAGTTCACCAACGCTCTGATTGGTGCAGCTCTTGCAGAAGGTCTTGGCATCTTCTCGCTGGTTATCGCACTCCTGCTCCTCTTCGTAGCTTAA
- a CDS encoding M16 family metallopeptidase, with product MKTNKAAFHHGPHFQRSKADSHPRAPQPSASRKLNSKVYLTLVTFIATLSMLIGLSVAKAQEIQEVTSPSGIKAWLVEDHTVPIISMDFSFAGGTAQDAEGKEGTVNMLTSLLDEGAADLDAKAFQTALEKDAIKLGFDAGRDRFFGSLRILTPNQAAGFDLLAKAVQAPRFDADPIERMRATWISSVRRASTQPETIVAKAWGEAAYPGHPYSKPSRGTVESLTAISRDDLTTMHKSIFTRQDLTIGVVGAIDAESLAKILDQVFAPLPEKGALKVVEDVTLSSTGLIEVPFDAPQTTIRFGAPGIDRKHPDFFPAYLVNHVLGGGSFSSRLYNEVREKRGLAYGVYSYLADLDHISLFGGGMSTRTDNTQQAIMLLKQEIARMAKDGPTAEELAEAKKYLIGSYPLRFDSSSKISRQLVAVQNSELGKDYFERRNSYIEAVTLEDAKRVAAQLLNPNKLLMITVGKQMKTADAAPSKPKAAANDNQMQQTAKSQ from the coding sequence ATGAAAACCAATAAAGCTGCCTTTCACCATGGCCCTCATTTCCAGAGATCGAAGGCCGACAGCCATCCGCGTGCCCCGCAGCCATCCGCGTCGCGCAAACTCAATTCAAAGGTCTATCTGACCTTGGTGACTTTCATCGCAACGCTTTCCATGCTGATCGGCCTGTCTGTTGCCAAAGCTCAGGAAATTCAGGAAGTCACCTCACCGTCCGGCATTAAAGCGTGGCTGGTGGAGGACCATACTGTTCCGATCATCTCGATGGACTTTTCCTTTGCCGGTGGCACGGCACAGGATGCCGAAGGCAAGGAAGGCACGGTCAATATGCTGACCAGCCTGCTGGACGAGGGTGCTGCGGATCTGGATGCCAAGGCCTTTCAGACCGCTTTGGAAAAGGATGCGATCAAACTCGGCTTTGATGCGGGACGCGACCGTTTCTTCGGTTCTTTGAGAATTCTGACCCCCAATCAAGCAGCCGGTTTCGATCTCCTGGCCAAAGCCGTTCAGGCGCCGCGCTTTGATGCCGATCCGATTGAGCGGATGCGGGCAACCTGGATCTCCTCGGTACGTCGCGCCTCCACCCAACCGGAGACGATTGTTGCCAAGGCCTGGGGCGAAGCGGCTTATCCGGGTCATCCCTACAGCAAGCCATCACGCGGCACCGTTGAGAGCCTCACAGCCATCAGCCGTGACGATCTGACGACCATGCACAAGTCCATTTTTACCCGTCAGGATCTGACCATCGGAGTGGTTGGAGCGATTGATGCAGAAAGCCTGGCCAAGATCCTTGATCAGGTTTTTGCGCCCCTGCCAGAAAAAGGTGCGCTGAAAGTGGTCGAAGATGTGACGCTCTCCAGCACCGGGTTGATCGAAGTGCCGTTTGACGCGCCACAGACGACGATTCGGTTTGGCGCGCCGGGCATCGATCGCAAGCATCCGGATTTCTTCCCCGCCTATCTGGTCAATCACGTTCTGGGTGGAGGCAGCTTCTCATCTCGCCTTTACAACGAAGTGCGCGAGAAACGCGGCCTTGCCTACGGGGTCTATAGCTATCTTGCCGATCTCGATCATATTTCCCTGTTTGGCGGCGGAATGTCGACCCGTACCGACAATACCCAGCAGGCGATCATGCTGCTGAAGCAGGAAATCGCCCGCATGGCCAAGGATGGCCCGACCGCAGAGGAACTGGCCGAGGCGAAAAAGTACCTCATCGGCAGCTATCCATTGCGCTTTGACAGCTCGTCGAAAATCTCTCGTCAGCTGGTCGCTGTGCAAAATTCCGAGCTCGGCAAAGACTATTTCGAACGCCGCAACAGCTATATCGAGGCAGTGACCCTTGAGGATGCCAAGCGTGTGGCCGCCCAACTGCTTAACCCGAACAAGCTGTTGATGATCACTGTCGGCAAGCAGATGAAAACCGCGGATGCCGCTCCGTCAAAGCCCAAGGCCGCTGCAAACGACAACCAGATGCAGCAGACTGCCAAAAGCCAGTAG
- a CDS encoding L-threonylcarbamoyladenylate synthase: protein MTKPTEIWHPQLCLIDPATGAALDSLARDEGFVSVRDCLSDGGLVAIPTETVYGLAADATNPEAVAGIFAAKDRPSFNPLISHLPNLAAAQRHGFFNQEALILAKAFWPGPLTLVVPRLPDSPIADLTSAGLDTVALRVPDAPLMRALSAAIDKPLAAPSANRSGRVSPTSAAHVLEELSGRIDYIADLGPCRVGVESTVILCVDGAQVTLLRPGGIATDAIETVLHRPLARAGTNDQTPTSPGMLSSHYAPSIPVRLNATEIEDGEALLAFGPELPEYSSDAVAMINLSERGDSMEAAQKLFAALRALDRDDVEAIAVAPIPNGGLGEAINDRLRRAAQGR from the coding sequence ATGACCAAGCCGACCGAAATCTGGCATCCGCAACTCTGTTTGATCGACCCTGCCACGGGTGCGGCGCTCGACAGCCTTGCCCGCGATGAAGGCTTTGTCAGTGTGCGCGACTGTTTGAGCGACGGTGGCCTTGTGGCCATCCCCACCGAGACAGTCTATGGACTGGCAGCCGATGCCACCAACCCGGAAGCCGTGGCCGGGATTTTCGCCGCCAAGGATCGGCCAAGTTTCAACCCGTTGATCTCGCATTTGCCCAATCTGGCGGCCGCCCAACGCCATGGATTCTTCAATCAAGAAGCCCTGATTTTGGCCAAGGCCTTCTGGCCCGGACCGTTGACCTTGGTGGTGCCTCGTCTGCCGGACAGCCCGATTGCCGATCTGACGTCCGCCGGGCTCGACACTGTGGCCTTGCGCGTGCCGGATGCGCCCTTGATGCGGGCCTTGTCGGCCGCGATTGACAAGCCGCTTGCCGCCCCGTCAGCCAACCGGTCTGGCCGGGTTAGTCCGACGAGTGCCGCGCATGTGCTGGAAGAATTGTCCGGGCGCATTGATTATATCGCAGACCTCGGCCCGTGCCGGGTCGGTGTGGAATCCACCGTTATACTATGTGTCGATGGTGCGCAGGTCACTTTGCTAAGACCGGGTGGGATCGCCACTGATGCAATAGAAACTGTGCTGCATCGCCCGCTGGCCCGTGCGGGAACAAACGATCAGACACCGACATCGCCGGGCATGCTGTCCTCGCATTATGCGCCTTCCATTCCGGTGCGTTTGAATGCCACCGAGATTGAAGATGGCGAAGCGTTGTTGGCTTTCGGGCCGGAGCTGCCTGAATATTCCAGCGATGCGGTTGCCATGATCAATCTGTCTGAACGTGGTGACAGCATGGAAGCGGCACAAAAATTGTTCGCTGCCCTGCGGGCGCTGGATCGCGACGATGTTGAAGCGATTGCGGTCGCCCCGATTCCCAATGGGGGGCTGGGCGAAGCGATCAACGATCGATTGCGGCGAGCAGCGCAAGGGCGCTGA
- a CDS encoding M15 family metallopeptidase, with translation MLKTRFALPFVAFCIGSLSGGPQALATDCAKPVDFLTLSLTKTSNPVHDALTQAYPGLTIKAGAVHLVTGEVVPLEGPRKVSKPERLENATIGDMFVYRYPLDFSLEQRKTPFHDPGRVRNEAFFRALMFDNKSATRKSLTTVRYRGAKLTANFSVTKKHCVHTQLAAALEEIALQKPSRDKYFRKIGGSFNWRVISGTKRLSSHSFGSAVDVNSQLGKYWKWLGVKPGKAARYDNAIPHEIVEAFERRGFIWGGKWHHFDGMHFEYRPELILYARLMGQ, from the coding sequence ATGCTCAAAACCCGGTTCGCTCTTCCCTTCGTTGCCTTCTGCATCGGTTCGCTGTCTGGCGGGCCGCAAGCATTGGCAACTGACTGTGCAAAGCCGGTTGACTTTCTCACCTTGTCCCTCACCAAGACCAGCAATCCGGTGCATGATGCTCTGACGCAAGCCTATCCCGGCCTGACCATCAAGGCAGGCGCGGTGCATCTGGTGACAGGCGAGGTGGTTCCGCTTGAAGGACCGCGCAAGGTTTCCAAGCCGGAGCGGCTCGAAAACGCCACCATCGGCGACATGTTCGTCTATCGCTACCCTCTCGATTTCTCGCTTGAGCAGAGAAAGACCCCATTCCACGATCCCGGCCGGGTGCGCAACGAGGCTTTCTTCCGCGCTCTGATGTTCGACAACAAGTCTGCAACCCGCAAAAGCCTGACCACAGTGCGCTATCGCGGCGCAAAGCTGACGGCCAACTTCTCGGTGACAAAGAAGCATTGCGTTCATACCCAACTGGCCGCAGCGCTTGAGGAAATAGCCCTCCAAAAGCCAAGCCGTGACAAATATTTCCGCAAAATCGGTGGCAGCTTCAACTGGCGAGTGATTTCCGGTACCAAGCGCCTCAGTAGCCACTCCTTCGGCTCAGCAGTCGATGTGAACAGCCAGTTGGGTAAATATTGGAAATGGTTGGGTGTCAAACCCGGCAAGGCGGCACGCTATGACAATGCCATTCCGCATGAGATCGTCGAGGCCTTTGAACGGCGCGGCTTTATCTGGGGCGGCAAATGGCATCATTTCGACGGCATGCACTTTGAATACCGCCCGGAATTGATCCTCTATGCGCGCCTGATGGGACAATAG
- a CDS encoding AtpZ/AtpI family protein — protein sequence MTGQKDTEILGETAGDKGGKLDNRLEQLDAELSRLKEDQATDARKQSQQQSGATSLALAWRLGSEFIAGVLVGGGVGFLIDTWFGLAPWGLIIFLLLGFLAGMLNMLRSAGKIPPPGA from the coding sequence ATGACCGGACAGAAAGATACGGAAATTCTGGGCGAAACTGCTGGTGACAAGGGTGGGAAGCTGGACAATCGCTTGGAGCAACTGGACGCTGAACTCTCTCGTTTGAAAGAGGATCAGGCGACAGATGCCCGCAAGCAGAGCCAACAGCAATCCGGTGCAACAAGCCTCGCTCTGGCGTGGCGTTTGGGCTCGGAGTTCATTGCGGGCGTTCTGGTTGGCGGCGGAGTGGGCTTCCTGATTGACACATGGTTTGGGCTGGCACCTTGGGGATTGATTATTTTCCTTCTTCTCGGTTTTCTGGCTGGCATGCTAAACATGCTGCGCTCGGCGGGCAAAATTCCACCGCCGGGAGCTTGA
- a CDS encoding F0F1 ATP synthase subunit A translates to MAGPIEQFKIKNFFSLGEVGGVEFAMTNSAFFMILIVLTISSFLILSTSGRGLVPTRWQSAAELMYELVASTLRNTAGTEGMKFFPLVFSLFAFVLTANLIGLFPYFFTVTSHLIVTLALALLVITTVIVYGFMRNGIGFLKLFAPSGLPGAIAPFIILIEILSFLSRPVSLSLRLFGNMLAGHIVLKVFAGFVVSLSAMGAVGWFGALFPFAMTIALTALEFLVAVLQAYVFTILTCVYLNDAIHPSH, encoded by the coding sequence GTGGCCGGTCCTATTGAGCAATTCAAGATCAAGAACTTCTTCTCGCTTGGTGAAGTTGGCGGCGTCGAGTTCGCGATGACGAACTCCGCATTCTTCATGATCTTGATCGTTTTGACGATCTCCAGCTTCCTGATCCTGTCCACTTCTGGCCGTGGTCTGGTGCCGACCCGCTGGCAATCCGCGGCGGAACTCATGTATGAGCTTGTGGCGAGTACCTTACGAAACACCGCCGGCACGGAAGGCATGAAGTTCTTCCCACTGGTCTTCTCGCTCTTCGCCTTCGTGCTGACGGCCAACCTGATTGGCCTGTTTCCTTACTTCTTCACCGTGACCAGTCACCTGATCGTGACTCTGGCACTGGCCCTGTTGGTGATCACAACCGTGATCGTCTATGGTTTCATGCGCAACGGCATCGGCTTCCTGAAGCTGTTCGCACCATCCGGTCTTCCCGGTGCAATCGCACCTTTCATTATCCTGATTGAAATTCTGTCATTCCTGTCGCGTCCGGTCAGCCTCTCTTTGCGTCTGTTCGGGAACATGCTTGCAGGCCACATCGTGTTGAAAGTTTTCGCCGGTTTTGTGGTCTCGCTGTCTGCGATGGGGGCCGTTGGCTGGTTTGGGGCCTTGTTCCCGTTCGCCATGACCATCGCTTTGACAGCTCTGGAGTTCCTGGTTGCAGTCCTGCAGGCCTACGTATTCACGATCCTGACCTGTGTCTATCTGAATGACGCGATCCATCCGTCGCACTAG